From Quercus lobata isolate SW786 chromosome 1, ValleyOak3.0 Primary Assembly, whole genome shotgun sequence, one genomic window encodes:
- the LOC115994713 gene encoding zinc transporter 2-like, with amino-acid sequence MASISSLKTLKSTTLLFCLLVIQLSLIKGHDGNDQSSSDQVNLHSKHLILVKVWCLIILLVSTFAFGVSPYFFRWNESFLLLGTQFAGGLFLATSLIHFLSDSAGTFASLTTKTYPFAFMLASAGYVLTMLADFIVAHVTSGGTRDARVRVLEEGRTPEEQPREVHVDVNPEFLKTTSFGDALLLILALCFHSVFEGIAVGVSATEADAWKNLWTISLHKVFAAISMGIALLRMLPKRPFLSTAAYSFAFAISSPVGVGIGIAIDATTQGQTANWIYAISTGLACGVFVYVAINHLMAKGYTPQSECYFDTPFYKFLAVLLGVTVLAIVMIWDS; translated from the exons ATGGCTTCCATttcttccttgaaaaccctgAAGTCAACCACTTTGCTTTTCTGTCTCCTAGTCATCCAATTATCCCTTATCAAAGGTCACGATGGCAATGATCAGAGCAGCAGCGATCAAGTAAATTTGCACTCAAAGCACTTGATTCTTGTTAAAGTATGGTGCTTGATAATCCTACTAGTAAGCACTTTTGCATTTGGGGTCTCTCCCTACTTTTTCCGATGGAACGAAAGCTTTCTTCTCTTGGGAACGCAATTTGCTGGTGGGCTTTTCCTGGCAACCTCTCTGATCCATTTCTTGAGTGATTCAGCTGGGACCTTTGCAAGCCTCACGACCAAAACATACCCTTTTGCATTCATGTTAGCATCGGCAGGTTATGTTCTCACCATGCTTGCTGATTTCATAGTGGCTCATGTTACAAGTGGTGGCACAAGAGATGCTAGAGTTCGAGTTTTGGAAGAAGGAAGGACACCTGAGGAGCAACCTAGAGAGGTGCATGTTGATGTCAACCCAGAGTTCTTGAAGACAACCTCTTTTGGAGATGCCTTACTACTCATCCTCGCCTTGTGTTTTCATTCAGTATTTGAGGGTATTGCTGTGGGTGTTTCAG CTACTGAGGCTGATGCATGGAAGAATCTGTGGACAATATCCTTGCACAAAGTCTTTGCAGCCATTTCAATGGGGATAGCATTGCTCAGGATGCTACCAAAGAGGCCATTTCTGTCAACTGCGGCTTATTCGTTTGCTTTTGCTATATCTAGCCCTGTTGGAGTTGGGATTGGCATTGCTATTGATGCCACAACTCAAGGACAAACAGCTAATTGGATCTATGCTATCTCAACGGGCCTTGCTTGTGGGGTTTTCGTCTATGTTGCCATTAACCATCTTATGGCAAAGGGCTACACACCCCAATCTGAATGTTATTTTGACACCCCATTCTACAAATTTCTTGCTGTGCTTCTTGGAGTGACCGTTCTAGCCATTGTGATGATCTGGGATTCATAA